The Candidatus Eisenbacteria bacterium genome contains a region encoding:
- a CDS encoding CoA transferase, giving the protein MPSAPLSHLRVVDLTDLRGALAGRLLADLGADVVKVELPPGDPDRLRPPFAGDVAGPERSLAFAYRHANKRGVVADLATPAGRERLLALCDRADILVENLDPDARRRFGLEPDDVLRRHPHLVHVAIADCGLSGPNAGWRLEALPAFAASGALYVCGFYDRPPCWLPGYAAHDCAAAFGVSGALAAILDRARSGRGQTVEVSVQEAALSGLYPWAIPLADYNRHYPFLAPAPPRNADGNYLVLPTADGYLRTLPATPAQWRAFVKLLGTPEVLAGAEWEFLPHRLMNVDVIRMVATEVLASRSRAAAVDEGRRLGVPIGPVNTPDEFVRETQTVVRGYFRRLPDSPLGGAPVAVAPCVFSRTPIALHRGAPRAGEDDPRGFPPRETEAPRGGSGPILAGSKVLSLGVVAVGPEIGWLLAELGAEVVKIESRTKLDPLREVTIEPGAHDKTFTFNDECRGHESVLVDLSTKGGRRLALDLAARADIVVENNRGGVARSWGLDFEDVRRVRPDVVYLASQGYGRGGPLGEVQGFGPMNGAFAGAGWVWNYPDAPYPAASSLNHPDHVASKLALAAVLAALEHRRRTGEGQLIDVAQCETAAFLLGEAYLEGPLTGRPAGPHGNAVPYACPHGVYPCAGEDRWVAIAVVGDEAWRGFRGVVGWPDEPALATLAGRLERAAALDERVAAWTRDQTPADVASALQAAGVSAAPVYDQDDLRADAHLAARGAIVTVEHPEIGPERHAGNPLRFSRLPIVTAGPAPLLGEHTASVLGRWLGLGEDDVRRLADDGVCR; this is encoded by the coding sequence ATGCCCTCTGCTCCGCTGTCGCACCTGCGCGTCGTCGACCTCACGGATCTGCGCGGCGCCCTCGCGGGACGGCTGCTCGCCGACCTCGGCGCCGACGTGGTGAAGGTCGAGCTCCCGCCCGGCGACCCCGACCGGCTGCGGCCGCCCTTCGCCGGCGACGTCGCGGGGCCCGAGCGCTCGCTCGCGTTCGCCTATCGTCACGCCAACAAGCGCGGGGTGGTCGCCGATCTCGCGACGCCCGCCGGCCGCGAACGGCTGCTCGCGCTCTGCGATCGCGCCGACATCCTCGTCGAGAACCTGGATCCCGACGCGCGCCGTCGCTTCGGCCTCGAGCCGGACGACGTGCTGCGCCGCCACCCGCACCTCGTCCATGTCGCGATCGCCGACTGCGGCCTCTCGGGACCGAACGCCGGCTGGCGGCTCGAGGCGCTGCCCGCGTTCGCGGCATCGGGTGCGCTCTACGTGTGTGGCTTCTACGACCGCCCGCCGTGCTGGCTGCCGGGATACGCGGCCCACGACTGTGCGGCGGCGTTCGGCGTCTCCGGCGCGCTCGCCGCGATCCTCGATCGCGCGCGCAGCGGCCGCGGCCAGACGGTCGAGGTCTCGGTGCAGGAGGCGGCGCTCTCGGGTCTCTATCCGTGGGCGATCCCGCTCGCCGACTACAACCGGCACTATCCGTTCCTCGCGCCCGCGCCGCCCCGCAACGCCGACGGCAACTATCTGGTCCTGCCGACCGCCGACGGCTACCTGCGCACGCTTCCGGCGACGCCGGCGCAGTGGCGGGCCTTCGTGAAGCTCCTGGGCACGCCGGAGGTGCTCGCCGGCGCGGAATGGGAGTTCCTCCCACATCGGCTGATGAACGTCGACGTGATCCGCATGGTCGCAACCGAGGTGCTCGCGTCCCGCTCGCGCGCCGCCGCCGTCGACGAGGGCCGGCGGCTCGGCGTGCCGATCGGCCCCGTCAACACGCCGGACGAGTTCGTGCGCGAGACGCAGACCGTCGTACGCGGCTACTTCCGGCGCCTGCCCGACTCGCCGCTGGGCGGCGCACCCGTCGCGGTCGCGCCGTGCGTCTTCTCGCGCACGCCAATCGCGCTCCACCGCGGCGCGCCGCGCGCGGGCGAGGACGATCCGCGCGGCTTCCCGCCCCGCGAGACCGAAGCGCCGCGCGGTGGCAGCGGCCCCATCCTCGCCGGCAGCAAGGTGCTCTCGCTCGGCGTCGTCGCCGTGGGGCCCGAGATCGGATGGCTGCTCGCCGAGCTCGGCGCCGAGGTCGTGAAGATCGAATCGCGCACCAAGCTCGACCCGCTGCGCGAGGTGACGATCGAGCCCGGCGCGCACGACAAGACGTTCACCTTCAACGACGAGTGCCGCGGGCACGAGAGCGTCCTCGTCGACCTGTCGACGAAGGGCGGCCGGCGCCTCGCGCTCGATCTCGCGGCCCGAGCCGACATCGTCGTCGAGAACAACCGGGGCGGCGTCGCGCGCAGCTGGGGTCTCGACTTCGAGGACGTGCGCCGCGTGCGGCCGGACGTCGTCTACCTCGCCTCGCAGGGCTACGGGCGCGGTGGCCCCCTCGGCGAGGTGCAGGGCTTCGGGCCGATGAACGGCGCCTTCGCCGGCGCGGGATGGGTGTGGAACTACCCGGACGCGCCGTATCCCGCCGCGTCGTCGTTGAACCATCCCGATCACGTGGCCTCGAAGCTGGCGCTCGCGGCAGTACTGGCCGCGCTCGAGCATCGCCGCCGCACGGGCGAGGGGCAGCTCATCGACGTCGCGCAGTGCGAGACGGCCGCGTTCCTGCTGGGCGAAGCGTACCTCGAGGGCCCGCTCACCGGCCGGCCGGCCGGGCCGCACGGCAACGCCGTCCCCTACGCCTGCCCGCACGGCGTGTATCCATGCGCCGGCGAAGATCGCTGGGTCGCGATCGCCGTGGTCGGCGACGAGGCGTGGCGCGGGTTCCGCGGCGTCGTCGGATGGCCGGACGAGCCCGCGCTCGCGACGCTGGCGGGACGGCTCGAGCGCGCGGCGGCGCTCGACGAGCGGGTCGCCGCATGGACCCGCGACCAGACGCCCGCCGACGTCGCGTCGGCGCTCCAGGCGGCCGGCGTTTCGGCCGCGCCCGTCTACGACCAGGACGACCTGCGCGCCGACGCGCATCTCGCGGCGCGCGGCGCGATCGTGACCGTCGAGCATCCCGAGATCGGTCCCGAGCGCCATGCCGGCAACCCGCTCCGCTTCTCGCGCCTCCCGATCGTGACCGCGGGACCGGCGCCGCTTCTGGGCGAGCACACCGCGAGCGTGCTCGGCCGCTGGCTCGGGCTCGGAGAAGACGACGTGCGCCGGCTCGCCGACGACGGCGTGTGCCGCTGA
- a CDS encoding nuclear transport factor 2 family protein, giving the protein MSDEEALRLVVDRQAIRDLVHAYATAVDRRDWPRVRACFTPDAACDFSWFRGDLDTVLGHVERGLAQFETTMHLLGTHLADVAGDTATAETYAVCHHRLRREGGLADRVVGMRYLDALVRTPAGWRIRRRDVAVDWQRLDPVPPAP; this is encoded by the coding sequence GTGAGCGACGAGGAGGCCCTCCGCCTCGTCGTCGACCGCCAGGCGATTCGCGATCTCGTCCACGCCTACGCGACCGCCGTCGACCGGCGTGACTGGCCGCGCGTGCGCGCCTGCTTCACGCCCGACGCGGCGTGCGACTTCTCGTGGTTCCGGGGCGACCTCGACACCGTGCTGGGACACGTCGAGCGCGGCCTCGCACAGTTCGAGACGACGATGCACCTCCTCGGGACGCACCTCGCCGACGTCGCCGGCGACACCGCAACGGCCGAGACCTACGCCGTCTGCCACCACCGCCTGCGCCGCGAGGGCGGGCTCGCCGATCGCGTGGTCGGCATGCGCTACCTCGACGCGCTCGTGCGCACGCCGGCGGGGTGGCGCATCCGGCGCCGCGACGTGGCCGTCGACTGGCAGCGGCTCGATCCGGTGCCGCCCGCACCGTGA
- a CDS encoding nuclear transport factor 2 family protein yields the protein MSAQAAYDATLVRDVACRYARGVDRKDLDLVASCFTPDCAYEGALGRGTIADALATLRAALPRYERTMHFMGTQDVAVDGDAARSETYCIAYHVRPDGRHFTVGVRYLDALVRTADGWRICRRTVRTEWTREDPASLPG from the coding sequence GTGAGCGCACAGGCGGCCTACGACGCGACCCTCGTGCGCGACGTCGCGTGCCGGTACGCGCGCGGCGTCGACCGGAAGGATCTGGATCTCGTCGCGTCCTGCTTCACGCCCGATTGCGCCTACGAGGGCGCGCTCGGCCGCGGCACGATCGCCGACGCCCTCGCCACGCTCCGCGCGGCCCTGCCGCGCTACGAGCGAACCATGCACTTCATGGGAACGCAGGACGTCGCGGTCGACGGCGATGCCGCGCGCAGCGAGACGTACTGCATCGCCTACCACGTGCGGCCGGACGGCCGGCACTTCACGGTCGGCGTGCGCTACCTCGACGCGCTCGTGCGGACCGCCGACGGGTGGCGCATCTGCCGCCGCACCGTGCGGACCGAGTGGACGCGCGAGGATCCGGCGAGCCTCCCCGGCTGA